In Nymphaea colorata isolate Beijing-Zhang1983 chromosome 3, ASM883128v2, whole genome shotgun sequence, a genomic segment contains:
- the LOC116250047 gene encoding 2-isopropylmalate synthase A-like, with protein MASLVINPNCIRNGSYRVVGTPNQKLLAAAFRPGIVRCSAAQSRPVYYPSHIPDPNYVRIFDTTLRDGEQSPGATMTSKEKLDIARQLSRLGVDIIEAGFPIASKDDFEAVRTIAREVGNAVTDDGYVPVICGLARCNRPDIEASWDAVRHALRPRVHVFIATSDIHLKYKLKKTREEVVDIARNMVAFARSLGCEDVEFSPEDAGRSDREFLYLVLGEVIKAGATTLNIPDTVGYNLPNEFGKLISDIKSNTPAIDNVIISTHCQNDLGLATANTLAGAYAGARQLEVTINGIGERAGNASLEEVVMTLRCRGKEQLGGLYTGINTKHITMASKMVMQYSGLTVQPHKAIVGANAFAHESGIHQDGMLKHKGTYEIMSPEDIGLSRSDESGIVLGKLSGRHALRSKLIQLGIELDGKELDDVFWRFKTVAEKKKHLSDEDIEALVSDEIFQPQTIWSLENVQVTCGTLGLSTGTVKLVGPDGARHVACAVGTGPVDAAYKAIDSIVQVPVTLLEYGLNSVTEGIDAIAHTRVVIRGENSHTATHALTGETIHRTFSGSGAEMDVVVSSVRAYVSALNKMLGFKSASSKKTLNSSQEIVGKV; from the exons ATGGCTTCATTAGTCATAAACCCTAACTGCATCCGTAATGGGTCCTACAGGGTCGTTGGCACCCCAAACCAGAAGCTGCTCGCCGCCGCCTTCCGGCCGGGCATCGTCCGCTGCTCAGCTGCGCAGTCCCGGCCGGTCTACTACCCATCGCACATTCCGGATCCCAACTATGTTCGCATATTCGATACTACCCTCCGCGATGGGGAGCAGTCGCCCGGCGCCACCATGACCAGCAAGGAGAAGCTCGACATCGCTAGGCAGCTCTCCCGGCTTGGCGTCGACATCATAGAAGCTGGTTTCCCAATTGCCTCTAAGGATGATTTCGAAGCCGTCCGAACCATTGCCCGTGAGGTCGGTAACGCAGTCACCGACGATGGCTACGTTCCGGTAATCTGCGGCCTGGCGCGCTGCAACAGGCCGGACATCGAGGCATCCTGGGACGCCGTCCGCCATGCTCTCCGCCCGCGCGTCCATGTCTTCATCGCTACGAGCGACATCCACCTCAAGTACAAGCTCAAAAAGACGAGGGAGGAGGTGGTGGACATCGCCAGGAATATGGTTGCTTTCGCAAGGAGCCTTGGGTGCGAGGACGTCGAGTTTAGCCCCGAAGATGCGGGAAG ATCTGATAGGGAGTTTCTTTATCTTGTCCTTGGTGAGGTCATCAAGGCTGGGGCAACGACCCTTAACATTCCTGACACAGTTGGCTACAATTTGCCCAATGAATTTGGAAAGCTGATCTCTGATATTAAGAGCAACACCCCTGCAATTGACAATGTGATTATTTCTACTCATTGCCAAAACGATCTTGGCCTGGCCACAGCAAACACCTTAGCG GGTGCTTATGCTGGAGCAAGGCAATTAGAGGTTACTATTAATGGAATTGGTGAACGAGCTGGGAATGCTTCACTTGAAGAG GTGGTTATGACCTTAAGATGCCGAGGTAAAGAACAGTTGGGAGGACTTTATACTGGGATCAACACCAAACACATCACTATGGCTAGCAAGATG GTTATGCAATATTCTGGTCTGACTGTTCAACCTCATAAGGCAATTGTTGGGGCCAATGCTTTCGCTCATGAAAGTGGAATTCACCAG GATGGAATGCTGAAACACAAAGGTACATATGAAATAATGTCCCCTGAAGACATTGGACTGTCTCGATCTGATGAATCTGGTATTGTTCTGGGAAAGCTTAG TGGGCGTCATGCTTTGAGGTCTAAACTTATACAG CTTGGTATAGAATTAGATGGGAAAGAATTGGATGATGTCTTCTGGCGTTTCAAAACTGTGGCTGAGAAGAAGAAG CATCTAAGTGATGAAGATATAGAAGCATTAGTTTCTGATGAAATCTTCCAGCCTCAAACAATTTGGTCTCTGGAGAATGTACAG GTTACTTGTGGAACCTTGGGTCTTTCAACAGGAACTGTTAAATTAGTTGGACCTGATGGTGCAAGACATGTAGCATGTGCAGTTGGCACAGGCCCTGTAGATGCAGCATATAAAGCTATTGATAGCATTGTACAG GTGCCGGTAACACTTCTAGAATACGGTCTAAATTCTGTCACCGAGGGTATTGATGCAATAGCCCATACACGGGTAGTTATACGTGGGGAGAACAGCCATACGGCTACACATGCCTTAACTGGGGAAACAATCCATCGCACTTTCAG TGGTTCAGGAGCTGAGATGGATGTTGTTGTATCTAGTGTTCGGGCATATGTGAGTGCTCTGAACAAGATGCTAGGTTTCAAGTCTGCTTCATCGAAAAAGACATTGAACAGCAGCCAAGAAATTGTTGGGAAG